The nucleotide sequence CGCTTCCACCGGGAAGACCTCTCCTGACCGCTCCCGGCGCCACCTTGGCCCCCATGACGTGCGCGAGCGCCGAGGACGCCATCTcgcccgccgccggcgccggcgccgcgggcgacgacgacggcgtgacGGCTGCCCCGGTGTGAGTGGGACTCCCCTTCTTCTGATGCGTTTGTTGTCTTGTTCCTCTTGCTGAATCTTTCTTGGACTGTGCGTGTGCGAATGCCATGCTTCTGCGTGGGTTCCAGTTCCAGGGGCGGCTTGATCCAGAAGGTGGCTGCCGGCGGTGGCGCGCGGAGGTCGGCCGGCTCGGCGCGCTCGCTGCAGCTCTCGGCACATCTGGCGACCGGGGACGGCGACGCTCCGGCGCCGGTGCCGGAGGCCAGTTGCTCCGGGGTAAGCTCTCGGTTGACTTGCTTCTTCCTCCAATTAGCGCAGCGTTGACCCTGCACAAAATTCACAATTTTTGTCTGGATTCGGTACGACATTGTTGAGAAAAAGTTAAAGTTAATTTTTTTCGGTGAACAAAAGCGAGAGTTTAACGGCAAGCGTAGCAAAGTTGGTGTCCTTTCGCGAGTGCGTGCTGTGGTGCGGAGGGCACTGTCGGCTTCAGCTATACTGTGTGCCCCCCTGCGCActtcaggggggggggggggggggggggacctgGATGCTGGATGAACTGTCCCTTACCTCCCTTGTCCCTACTTCCCATTGATTACCAGTCTGTTCAGTCAACCAACAATCTTGTTGCTTATTAGTTCTTCGATTTGGTTTATTCCCAGCGAATTAATGTGGCAGTGATTGTTTTTTTGGTTTACTCCTTTGTATTGTAGGATGGGATAGGTAAGAGCAATGGTGGTGGGAAGAGGGAAGATAGCCACAGGATGCGGCAGTACAGGTCGCAGCTCGAGCAGGAGGTGGGTGATCCTTTTCAGCCCTGTGATTTGTTTCTCGCTATGCTGTAATGGTGTCACCTGATGTGATTTACTAACCCTCTGAAAACTGTGCAGGTCAAGAAATTGCAGAGGCAGCTTGAAGAAGAGGTCGATCTGCATGTGGAGTTGGCGGATGCTGTTACACAAAATGCTGCGCCTCTATTGAAGTCTTCTATGAAGCTTCCACACAAGGTGCGGGCTTGCATAACTCAGGCGATTAATTTCACATGTTTCCTTGTGCTTATTTGATGTCATATCCTAGCCAGTTAACACATCCAGTGACCACACTCCTTCAACCTTTCGTTCTGCAGGCACAGGAGCTACTGATTAACATCGCCTCCTTGGAGACTACCGTTTCAAATCTTGAAAAGGAACTAAATGATCTGTACTACCATCTTTGTCACGAAAGGAATGAAAGGTTACTTGCTGAAAATAATCAGGGATGCTTGCTGTCTACATCCTCAGATGAGCACCAATCATTGTCAACTTGCACGTGTACGTGGGAAGAAGTAAGTATCATCTGAGTAAATTTTTTGTTAGCTTCTTTCTGCTATGGGATAGATTaggggtaccacagaagctaaaaggcaagttttataggacagcgattagacctgctatgttgtatggtgtagaatgttggcctacgaaaagacgacatgttcaacagataagtgtcgcggaaatgcgtatgttgcgttggatttgcggtcatacaagaagggaccgagttcggaacgatgatatacgtgatagattaggggtggcaccaattgaagaaaagcttgtccaacaccggttgagatggtttggacatgtccaacggagacctccagagacaccggtgcgtagtggaatcctaagccaggatagtaacgtgaagagaggcagaggaagaccgaagttgacttgggtagaggcaataaaaggagacttgaaaggatggaatatacccaaagacttagctttagataggagtgcttggaaaacagctattcacgtgcctgaaccttgattgcttctgttgggtttcaactctagcctaccccaacttgtttgggacttaaaggctttgttgttgttgttgttcttgttctttCTGCTATGGGAATCACTGACAGCTTCTTGATTACCAATCTTAGCACATATCATCGTTGAGAGATTTGAAGTTTGGGGGGTCTGAATCAATGAGGTCAACGAGACAGGACTTATTCCCTGAGCTTGAAGATGACCAGGATATGGGAGAAGATCCTGAAGGTCAACAGATGGTTTCTTTAAACAGGCTGCTAGAAAAGCACCGAGATTCTTCTTTGAATAGACTTCTTGAAAAGCACCGGGATGAAGAGGTCCCTTTCATGCCTACCTTACCTCTATAGTTTTAAGAACCAACTTTGGAACATATTAGAGTATCAATAATTTGTTTATCTTTCAGCAGATGCAAGAATCATGCTCCGTGGAAAATGAAGGCAATGAAGATGAGCAGCTTGACGCCTTATCCTTTGAACAGTCCATTCTAAAGATAACTAGCATGAAAGGAGGGAATCTTTGGAGCGACCCAAATGAGCTCTCTGAGGAGATGGTTCGCTGCATGAGAAACATTTTCCTACGCTTATCAGAATCCTTGAAGATATTGCCGAAGGCATCTTCTGATTGTTCATCTTCCTCAGCGGAGCGTCTATCAGGCTCCACATTAGCATCTTTCTCAGATTCATCCATAATGCCTTCAATGCTACGGAGTCCTTCAGTTGATTCTAACCACAACGACGAGACAATGAAGGAAGTCAGGAACTTTGATCCGTATAAAGTTAATGGAAAGGAAACCCGAAGAGATATAGGAAACTATCGTTCAGCAGCTGAAGTATCTTGGATGTCTGTTGGAAAGGATCAACTCGAATATGCATCTGAAGCTCTAAAGAAGTTCAGGTTTGCTGCTGCAACATTGGCTAAACCTATGAGTCCTCCTAGATATATCACAGGTTTACAACTGTAGAAATGTTAGTGCATATATACATAATTTTTTTCAGAACGAACGGGCACGAGACTGTGCACCATTTCTATTAATATAGGAGGAGTGCATATATACATAATTGTTAGCATACGATGTAGACTTTTAAAttttgtttaaccttgttaatgCTCCAAAAGAATACGCAGACAATTGAACCAGTCCAGGGATTTGGATTGGGGAACAAAAGGATGCTCTATTCTTGTCCGCTTGCAGTAAAGGAATTAGTTTCAAAATTGATTTGCGTCTATTTTTCTCTCATGTTGAGCCGTTAAAGAACTCCTGTCAGCATGAAATTTGCTAGTATGTTAATGAATTGTGGAACAGTCTTTTCCGTCTCCATTTTGACACACTTCTTGTGGTTTATGTTACATTTCTGACCCTGGATCTTAAAAACTGCCAATGAAAGTTAGTGTATCTTAGGGGGCTGCTTGGTTACCAGCCAGCGCCTGCCACCGCCACGGAAGCTGCGCCACAGTTTGTGGCGAAGAAAATCTCCGCCACACACGCCACGGAAAAGCGCGTAGAAAAAAGTGCGGCGGCGTCGTGAACCAAACACTGTCTATGTGCTGTGGCTGCCATCATTGTGGCGTGGCGAAGGACGGCCGGCAACCAAACAGCCTCTTAGTcggtgtttggatgaggaggcCACTCTTGGAATAGAAAGATTTTGATCCAAATCCTCCGTATTCAAacaagaagggcgggcctggtgcaagcggtagtcttaccgtctgtgaccagaaggtcccgggttcgagtcgcggtctcctcgcattgcacaggcgaggataaggcttgccactgacacccttccccagaccccgcacagagcgggagctctctgcactgggtacgccctccgTGTTCAAACAAGAACTTATGAATTAGTGAATCCCCTACATCTCACAACAAACATATTCTTcgctttttttttaaatttgcatGGTGCGAATGCTGCTGCCCTACATTCTAGACCATGTGTACTGTGTTTGTTTGTTATTTTGAATGCAGGTGATATACTGATATTTAAGCACGGATTTTTTTTTTGCTCAATATTTTGCAGATCTCTAGTGGAACAGTTGTCAAAGGTTAATCCTAGCTGTATGAATCGTGATCAGCGGCTAGCCTTTTGGATTAACTTATACAATGCTTTGATAATGCATGTAAGTATGACCTGGTTACTTAAGATGCTGGCTTTGCAGACAAGGACAGGAATTAAATTTCTGTTTATAATTGGAAATAGTAACTCGTTTCAATTCATTGCATCTGTCCTCAACATTAAGTGTCATGCACTCACCAATTGCTTACCGTGGCATTTTTTTATCGGAATCTATTAGGCGTATTTGGCATATGGAGTACCTCGAAACGACATCAAGCTTTTTTCTCTAATGCAAAAGGTTTGAGCAGTATATCTTCTGCTGTTAGTCTAAGATCATACATCGGACTGTTAATCGTGTGAAATGTGCAGGCTTGTTACACAGTTGGTGGCCAGTCCTTCAGTGCAGCGGAAATAGAGTTTGTCATTCTAAAGATGAAGACTCCAGTGCATCGGCCCCAACTTGTATAACTTGTTTCTCCATCCTAGTCTTCGCCTTCTGGGTTTTA is from Miscanthus floridulus cultivar M001 chromosome 7, ASM1932011v1, whole genome shotgun sequence and encodes:
- the LOC136462710 gene encoding uncharacterized protein, yielding MTCASAEDAISPAAGAGAAGDDDGVTAAPVSRGGLIQKVAAGGGARRSAGSARSLQLSAHLATGDGDAPAPVPEASCSGDGIGKSNGGGKREDSHRMRQYRSQLEQEVKKLQRQLEEEVDLHVELADAVTQNAAPLLKSSMKLPHKAQELLINIASLETTVSNLEKELNDLYYHLCHERNERLLAENNQGCLLSTSSDEHQSLSTCTCTWEEHISSLRDLKFGGSESMRSTRQDLFPELEDDQDMGEDPEGQQMVSLNRLLEKHRDSSLNRLLEKHRDEEMQESCSVENEGNEDEQLDALSFEQSILKITSMKGGNLWSDPNELSEEMVRCMRNIFLRLSESLKILPKASSDCSSSSAERLSGSTLASFSDSSIMPSMLRSPSVDSNHNDETMKEVRNFDPYKVNGKETRRDIGNYRSAAEVSWMSVGKDQLEYASEALKKFRSLVEQLSKVNPSCMNRDQRLAFWINLYNALIMHAYLAYGVPRNDIKLFSLMQKACYTVGGQSFSAAEIEFVILKMKTPVHRPQLSLMLALNKFKITEDHKKYSIDEFEPLLLFGLSCGMFSSPAVRIFSAANVRQELQESLRDYIQATVGTNDKGKLLIPKLVQSYAKGSVEDSLLADWICHHLAPDQAAVIRDSSSQRKQRLLGFRGLTVLAFDSKFRYLFLPDSSGSQKLEAKQSYKLPEPCSK